A single genomic interval of Pyrus communis chromosome 5, drPyrComm1.1, whole genome shotgun sequence harbors:
- the LOC137734392 gene encoding uncharacterized protein, translating into MKVSGNPTLSSLFRLHTPLSNPPLSHTSMHPIRLSCSFKPTKPSKPPSLSALTLPPARDRVIDFEKYKGKMLGTLPSAYLKWVSKNLHARNFKDWAKLADQVLNNAVYRDWIE; encoded by the coding sequence ATGAAAGTTTCTGGCAATCCTACCCTGAGCTCTCTCTTCCGCCTCCACACTCCTCTGTCAAACCCACCACTCTCCCACACCTCTATGCACCCCATCCGCCTTTCCTGCTCCTTCAAACCCACAAAACCCTCTAAACCACCTTCTCTATCCGCCTTAACACTGCCGCCTGCCAGAGACAGAGTCATCGACTTCGAAAAATACAAGGGCAAGATGTTGGGCACCCTCCCTTCAGCCTACCTTAAGTGGGTCTCCAAAAATCTCCACGCTCGCAACTTCAAGGACTGGGCGAAGCTCGCTGACCAGGTCCTTAACAACGCCGTTTACAGGGACTGGATCGAGTAG
- the LOC137735344 gene encoding probable protein S-acyltransferase 15 — MKFERFLSIPIFMVILLIGTVCYITVFIFIDGWVGLKSSAGSLNALVFISLASLCLFSFFCCVLIDPGHVPASYVPDVEHSVVSDQESKKNVRCDKCSTYKPPRTHHCRVCRRCVLRMDHHCMWINNCVGYWNYKAFFMLALYATLGCLYSTVMIIKCVSQKDFEFIASDSHKVFYVMSGLVMASLTVMLGALLGWHIYLITNNMTTIEYYEGIRAAWLAGKSGKSYRHPYNLSVHKNISSVLGPSMLKWLCPTSVGHLKDGLIFPTPRDSS, encoded by the exons ATGAAGTTCGAAAGATTCCTGTCAATCCCAATCTTTATGGTGATTTTGTTAATTGGTACTGTGTGTTACATCACGGTTTTCATCTTCATCGACGGTTGGGTTGGATTGAAGAGCTCCGCTGGTTCTTTGAACGCTCTGGTTTTCATTTCCTTGGCATCTCTCTGCCTCTTCTCCTTCTTTTGCTGTGTTCTCATCGACCCAGGTCACGTTCCTGCTTCCTACGTCCCTGATGTTGAACATAGTGTGGTCTCCGATCAAGAATCTAAGAAAAAT GTTCGCTGTGACAAGTGTTCTACATACAAGCCTCCCAGAACTCATCATTGCCGGGTCTGCAGAAGGTGTGTTTTAAGAATG GATCATCACTGCATGTGGATCAATAACTGTGTTGGTTACTGGAACTACAAGGCATTTTTTATGCTTGCTTTATATGCAACGCTAGGATGCTTGTACTCTACA GTTATGATTATAAAGTGTGTATCTCAAAAGGACTTCGAATTCATTGCAAGTGATAGCCACAAGGTTTTTTAT GTTATGTCTGGTCTAGTGATGGCTTCCTTGACGGTAATGCTTGGAGCTCTTTTAGGTTGGCATATCTACCTCATAACCAATAATATGACAACTATAGAG TATTATGAAGGAATACGGGCAGCATGGTTAGCTGGGAAATCTGGGAAAAGTTACAGACATCCATACAATCTTAGTGTACACAAAAACATCTCTTCG GTTTTGGGTCCAAGTATGCTGAAATGGTTATGTCCGACATCAGTAGGCCATCTAAAAGATGGACTCATCTTCCCTACTCCGCGTGATAGTTCATGA
- the LOC137734394 gene encoding uncharacterized protein: MPACGYTQIVAGADEPEEDKSKFSCTLFEPVYADDDGLPVDDSRSTNSIVLRFRHAHNGKYVALVQNDPNDKYWGFMYTYGESPSQRFMDVFIVIDWESLVLVKILPKHVAFKGGNGHYLGARLIDQRPRLLQFESTDIEDPLAGNEVFTNADGTVRIKSDSSGKFWRLTEDDWICADSDDSTNDDSHTLFWPIKVGDSAISLRNMQNKKFCKRFTTSTITSGLNANVSTIDKEAYLEVEEVFPLRRDISNITLHLDRARIYSQNVVN, from the exons ATGCCTGCTTGTGGTTATACTCAGATTGTTGCTGGTGCTGATGAACCAGAGGAAGACAAATCCAAGTTCTCATGTACCTTGTTCGAGCCTGTCTACGCAGACGATGATGGCCTCCCAGTTGATGATTCCAGAAGTACGAATTCTATAGTACTCCGATTCCGCCATGCCCACAATGGAAAGTACGTGGCCTTGGTACAAAACGATCCGAACGACAAATACTGGGGTTTCATGTACACGTATGGGGAATCTCCTAGCCAGAGGTTTATGGATGTGTTCATAGTCATTGACTGGGAATCGTTG GTGCTAGTCAAGATACTTCCCAAGCATGTGGCGTTTAAGGGTGGTAATGGTCACTACCTCGGTGCCCGCCTGATCGACCAACGCCCACGTTTGCTACAGTTCGAATCCACTGACATTGAAGATCCATTGGCAGGAAACGAGGTCTTCACCAATGCCGATGGCACCGTTCGCATAAAATCCGATTCCTCAGGAAAATTCTGGAGGCTCACCGAGGATGACTGGATATGCGCCGACTCAGATGACTCTACCAACGACGATTCCCACACATTGTTTTGGCCCATCAAAGTAGGCGACAGTGCCATTTCTCTCCGCAACATGCAGAACAAGAAGTTTTGCAAGAGATTTACCACTAGCACAATTACAAGCGGTCTCAATGCAAACGTCTCCACTATCGATAAAGAGGCATACTTGGAGGTGGAAGAGGTTTTTCCCTTGAGGAGAGATATCAGTAATATTACTCTCCACCTCGACCGTGCAAGGATTTACAGCCAAAACGTTGTCAATTGA